Proteins encoded together in one Riemerella anatipestifer window:
- a CDS encoding LytR/AlgR family response regulator transcription factor: MKAIIIEDEQLAARKLKRMLEKFPEIEVVATLSSVEEGVDYFKTQPHPDLIFSDIMLGDGLSFDIFEQVPTKSFIIYTTAFDQYTLKAFKLNSIDYLLKPFSQEDLEQAIEKFHSFLPKEQGYEQLNFKELIQKETPKLTRVVAKVGYNLKVLSIENISCFYSENKIVYAQTENRAYPTEFTLDELEKLLDLKKFFRVSRQFIINLEHIKNIHTSPYYKVELNHPFEQEITISRERVKHFKSWLEGGF; the protein is encoded by the coding sequence ATGAAAGCAATTATTATAGAAGACGAACAACTTGCTGCAAGAAAGCTAAAACGAATGTTAGAGAAGTTTCCAGAGATAGAAGTGGTAGCAACTTTATCTTCGGTAGAGGAAGGCGTTGATTATTTTAAAACACAACCACACCCCGACCTTATTTTTTCGGATATTATGTTAGGTGATGGGCTGTCTTTTGATATTTTTGAACAAGTGCCTACCAAAAGTTTCATTATTTATACTACGGCGTTTGACCAATATACTTTAAAGGCGTTTAAACTTAACTCTATTGATTATTTACTAAAGCCTTTTTCACAAGAGGATTTAGAACAGGCGATAGAGAAGTTTCATTCTTTTCTTCCAAAAGAACAAGGCTACGAACAGCTAAATTTTAAAGAACTTATCCAAAAGGAAACACCTAAACTCACAAGAGTTGTAGCTAAAGTAGGATATAATTTAAAGGTATTGAGTATAGAAAATATTAGTTGTTTTTACAGCGAAAACAAAATCGTTTATGCTCAAACCGAGAACAGAGCTTATCCTACGGAATTTACTTTAGATGAGTTAGAAAAACTGTTAGATTTAAAGAAATTTTTCAGGGTTAGTAGACAATTTATTATCAATTTAGAGCATATTAAAAATATTCACACTTCCCCATATTACAAAGTGGAACTCAATCACCCGTTCGAGCAAGAAATTACAATAAGCAGAGAGCGAGTAAAACACTTTAAATCTTGGCTGGAAGGAGGATTTTAA
- a CDS encoding S41 family peptidase translates to MHSKVSYIVLLVIVLVSCNSLDRYNRHIETPIPKEKLIKDINYMERVLFKNHPKIDWYIEQKALHYSFDSLRKTIDKPLTPKEFYLKITPVVAKIKQGHITMKPLLKTYSSSERSKYKESKNPLSGLSYYYENGRLFIKKNTKKEADVLLRGMEIVSVNGITPQELYGKYRAGLTSDGYNQTFIPYYFASMVNRFYLNELGFVDSLEIKAKCADSLVIFNAKREFKKTVHRKLEPKGQIKDSLSKVKNEIEHLTKEEKITKRLEQRKVNKKKRIYGYDADDKVYINDLSFPVKGDSSIAVLKIRSFSSGRKKAYDEIFKMLKEREVKHLVLDLRNNLGGSISQIHHLSKYLSQKEFRMIDDPVVVNKMVYLNYFRGGSIVSKILLSPVTVPLFLRKTISTYKDSYGYWRTPIQQSRKTQPKALNYTNKVYVLINGKSFSASSIISAYLKSLPNVTLIGEETSGAHNGTVAGMMPRFELPYSKLNIRFGLLSIEPTYKVDKEGRGVMPNIEFKEKAANIIEEDDRMLNFVLYDLIPQFSIQ, encoded by the coding sequence ATGCATTCAAAGGTAAGTTATATTGTATTGCTGGTGATTGTGTTAGTGAGTTGTAATTCACTAGATAGATATAATCGACATATAGAAACGCCTATTCCCAAAGAGAAATTGATAAAGGATATTAATTATATGGAAAGGGTTTTGTTTAAAAATCATCCTAAAATAGATTGGTATATAGAGCAAAAAGCATTGCATTATTCTTTTGATTCTTTGAGGAAAACAATAGACAAACCATTAACTCCAAAGGAATTTTATTTAAAAATAACACCTGTGGTGGCCAAGATAAAACAAGGTCATATCACGATGAAGCCTCTCCTTAAAACTTATTCAAGTTCAGAAAGAAGTAAATACAAGGAATCCAAAAATCCTTTGAGCGGGTTAAGCTATTATTACGAAAATGGGCGACTATTTATAAAGAAAAATACAAAAAAAGAGGCTGATGTTCTTCTTAGAGGCATGGAAATCGTTTCGGTTAATGGTATAACTCCTCAAGAATTATATGGAAAATATAGAGCGGGGCTTACCTCAGATGGTTATAATCAAACCTTTATTCCTTACTATTTTGCGAGTATGGTTAATCGTTTTTATCTAAATGAACTAGGATTTGTAGATAGTCTAGAGATAAAAGCAAAATGTGCAGATAGTCTAGTGATTTTTAATGCTAAAAGAGAATTTAAGAAGACTGTTCACAGAAAGTTAGAACCTAAAGGGCAGATTAAAGACTCTCTTTCTAAAGTTAAAAATGAGATTGAACATTTAACGAAAGAAGAAAAAATAACCAAAAGATTAGAACAAAGGAAGGTCAATAAGAAAAAGAGAATTTACGGTTATGATGCTGATGATAAAGTTTATATAAACGACTTATCTTTTCCTGTAAAAGGTGATTCTAGTATAGCGGTTCTTAAAATTAGAAGTTTTTCTTCAGGTCGTAAGAAGGCTTATGATGAAATTTTCAAGATGTTAAAAGAGCGAGAAGTAAAACATTTGGTACTAGATCTTAGGAATAATTTGGGAGGTAGTATTTCTCAAATACATCACTTATCAAAGTATTTGTCTCAAAAGGAGTTTCGTATGATTGATGACCCTGTGGTTGTAAATAAAATGGTGTATCTTAATTACTTCAGAGGTGGAAGTATTGTGAGTAAAATATTGCTTTCTCCAGTTACTGTTCCTCTTTTTCTTAGAAAAACAATTTCTACTTATAAAGATTCCTATGGGTATTGGCGTACTCCGATTCAACAATCTCGAAAAACACAGCCTAAAGCACTTAATTATACTAATAAAGTTTATGTATTAATCAATGGTAAAAGTTTTTCTGCCTCTAGTATCATTAGTGCGTATCTAAAATCTTTGCCAAATGTAACTTTAATCGGAGAGGAGACTAGTGGTGCACATAATGGTACAGTAGCAGGTATGATGCCTAGATTTGAATTACCATATTCAAAACTAAATATAAGGTTTGGGCTGCTTAGTATAGAGCCTACTTATAAAGTGGATAAAGAGGGAAGGGGAGTAATGCCTAATATTGAGTTTAAAGAAAAAGCGGCAAATATTATCGAAGAAGATGATAGAATGTTAAACTTTGTGCTTTATGATTTAATTCCTCAATTTTCTATTCAGTAA
- a CDS encoding IS982-like element ISRa1 family transposase: MNNIEQIYERILEVLGLFSENQLISYQRRTPKMSDLEVISLNITAEYLSIDSELQLFRKLPNSLINKIERSVYNKRKRRLSLQTEQIRQRISMEFNEFEDIFIVDSMPMKVCENARSTRSKICKEQSYSSPTYGYCASQKLYFYGYKLHAVCSLNGVIKNFDISPASVHDIHYLKDIGEQMRNCTLIGDRGYLSAKVQIDLFNYANIKLDTPMRSNQKDYIPQFSLYKKKRKRIETFFSQLCDQFMIKRNYAKTFEGFKTRIISKITAATVIQYINKFIFQRKLNHLKISII, translated from the coding sequence ATGAACAACATAGAGCAAATATATGAAAGAATTTTGGAAGTTTTAGGACTTTTTTCAGAAAATCAACTGATTAGTTATCAGAGAAGAACACCTAAAATGAGCGATTTAGAAGTCATAAGTCTTAATATTACTGCTGAATACTTGAGTATTGATAGCGAATTACAGTTATTTAGAAAATTGCCAAACTCTCTGATAAACAAAATTGAAAGAAGTGTTTACAATAAGCGAAAACGAAGACTATCCCTACAAACAGAGCAAATTAGACAGCGTATTTCGATGGAGTTCAATGAGTTTGAAGATATTTTTATCGTTGATAGCATGCCAATGAAAGTTTGTGAAAACGCTCGTTCTACTCGTTCAAAAATTTGTAAAGAGCAATCCTATTCTTCACCAACATATGGTTATTGTGCTTCACAGAAATTATATTTCTATGGCTATAAACTACACGCAGTATGTTCTTTAAATGGTGTGATTAAGAATTTTGATATAAGCCCTGCATCCGTTCACGACATCCACTATTTAAAAGATATTGGTGAGCAAATGCGAAACTGTACTTTAATTGGAGATAGAGGCTATTTATCAGCAAAAGTTCAAATAGATTTATTTAACTATGCTAATATTAAATTAGATACACCAATGAGAAGTAATCAGAAAGATTATATTCCTCAATTTTCATTGTACAAGAAAAAGCGAAAACGAATTGAGACATTTTTCTCTCAACTTTGCGACCAATTTATGATTAAAAGAAACTATGCTAAAACTTTTGAAGGCTTTAAAACAAGGATAATCAGTAAAATAACCGCCGCAACGGTTATTCAATATATCAATAAATTTATCTTCCAAAGAAAATTAAATCATCTAAAAATCAGTATTATTTAA
- a CDS encoding IS1 family transposase (programmed frameshift): protein MKCTKCQSSNKIKAGFARERQRYKCKDCGYFFSVEKKSDVKTLEQKRLALEMYLEGLGFRAIGRLLNISYGTVYQWVKKWGESVELPKNEVPIEIVELDEIHSYVQHKKNYCWSWIAVNRLRKRFISFICDKRDAKTFLKLWEQLKNRNINVFCSDYWKSYSELIPSERHVTSKAETFTVEGYNSRIRHYLARFKRKTKCYSKSKTMLENSLKLLFLKLNNELNIII, encoded by the exons ATGAAATGTACCAAATGTCAATCATCCAATAAGATTAAAGCAGGCTTTGCCAGAGAGCGACAGCGATATAAATGTAAAGATTGTGGCTATTTTTTCAGTGTTGAGAAAAAATCAGATGTAAAAACACTAGAACAAAAGCGTCTTGCTTTAGAAATGTATCTAGAAGGGTTAGGCTTTCGAGCCATTGGGAGGCTATTAAATATTAGCTATGGAACAGTTTATCAATGGGTTAAGAAATGGGGAGAATCTGTAGAGCTTCCAAAAAATGAAGTTCCTATTGAAATAGTGGAATTAGATGAGATTCACAGCTATGTACAGCATAAAAAAA ACTACTGTTGGAGCTGGATTGCTGTTAATAGACTTAGAAAAAGGTTCATCAGTTTTATTTGTGACAAACGGGACGCAAAAACCTTCTTAAAACTTTGGGAGCAATTGAAAAACAGAAATATAAATGTTTTTTGTAGTGATTATTGGAAAAGTTATTCAGAGCTGATACCCAGTGAAAGACACGTAACCTCCAAAGCAGAAACCTTTACAGTGGAGGGATATAACAGTAGAATAAGGCATTATTTGGCGAGATTTAAAAGAAAAACAAAGTGTTACTCTAAGTCAAAAACAATGTTGGAAAATTCTTTAAAACTTTTGTTCTTGAAACTAAATAATGAATTGAATATAATAATTTAA
- a CDS encoding Arm DNA-binding domain-containing protein, translating to MKIAFELRKEKMNQNGLIPIQISVRHNGKRIRKNTGHSVLEHHWNGYRVKPNLKKEKDNNYQLINQDLQEIEEKISRLFLFLKANDIQFSTERFNEFETKNELSENSIDFF from the coding sequence ATGAAGATAGCCTTTGAGTTAAGAAAAGAAAAAATGAATCAAAATGGTTTAATACCTATACAGATTAGCGTTAGACATAATGGTAAAAGAATTCGAAAAAACACTGGACACTCGGTACTTGAGCACCATTGGAACGGATATAGAGTTAAGCCTAATCTAAAGAAGGAAAAGGATAATAATTACCAACTTATCAATCAAGATTTACAAGAAATAGAAGAAAAGATAAGCAGGTTATTTCTTTTTCTTAAAGCTAATGATATTCAATTTTCCACTGAAAGATTCAATGAATTTGAAACTAAAAATGAATTATCAGAAAACTCTATCGATTTTTTTTAA
- a CDS encoding site-specific integrase, protein MEKGKLTKTPNTIKGQTTVKNFLGYFCKEEHISLSFDKVNNEFFESLRNYSFEVKKMKQNYFAKVIKVLKSFLNWATEKGYNTNRDFEKFRAVEHDIDIVYLTFDELMKLYEKEFESDKLSQVRDFYCMGCFTGLRFSDLSKLHLANISEDHIILSIQKTKTQNHAIKLNKYAKTILEKYKGTIHEPLPVISSQKFNQYIKDCCEEAEITQPFTIHWFVGNQKKTLTQPKCKFITSHTARKTFITNSLLLGMEPKAIKKIANIKKDAVLDKYMKVTEVFTDEQMDKAWG, encoded by the coding sequence ATCGAAAAAGGGAAGCTTACAAAAACTCCTAATACGATAAAGGGACAAACGACAGTGAAAAATTTTTTAGGATATTTCTGCAAAGAAGAACATATTTCACTTTCCTTTGATAAAGTTAATAATGAATTTTTTGAATCGTTGAGAAATTATTCTTTTGAAGTAAAGAAAATGAAACAAAACTATTTTGCTAAAGTGATAAAAGTTTTAAAATCATTTTTAAATTGGGCTACTGAAAAAGGCTATAATACCAATCGAGATTTTGAAAAATTTAGAGCAGTCGAACATGATATAGATATTGTTTATCTGACCTTTGATGAATTGATGAAATTATATGAAAAAGAATTTGAATCGGATAAACTTTCTCAAGTAAGAGATTTCTATTGTATGGGATGTTTTACAGGATTAAGGTTCTCCGATTTATCGAAACTGCATTTAGCCAATATTTCTGAAGACCACATTATCCTTTCAATACAAAAGACTAAAACCCAGAATCACGCAATTAAACTTAACAAATACGCAAAGACTATATTGGAAAAATATAAAGGGACAATTCATGAACCTTTGCCTGTTATTTCTTCTCAAAAGTTTAATCAGTATATCAAAGATTGTTGTGAGGAAGCAGAAATTACACAACCATTTACTATTCATTGGTTTGTAGGAAATCAGAAAAAAACACTTACTCAGCCAAAATGTAAATTCATTACAAGTCATACAGCACGAAAAACCTTTATTACTAATTCTCTTCTGTTGGGAATGGAACCGAAAGCCATTAAAAAGATTGCCAATATTAAAAAAGATGCAGTATTGGATAAATATATGAAAGTAACGGAAGTATTTACCGACGAACAAATGGACAAAGCTTGGGGATAA
- a CDS encoding nucleotidyl transferase AbiEii/AbiGii toxin family protein codes for MHNKTINVGVVAEVAEGLQHYREQVVFVGGAVISLYTDDPAADEIRPTKDIDFTVNIVDIGEFHKTIEELGKLGFHPDPFGTSICSYTFKKYPVDIIPAEDSAFGSTNRWYKIGFEDLWKVNVKGQEIFILSAPCFLATKFEAFNNRGKDYRTSHDIEDIIYIIDNRTTIVEEISKCDSRILEFIKSEIQKIIDKGLLEELLLTHIHPLIIDERIEIVKEKINSIMNL; via the coding sequence TTGCATAACAAAACCATCAATGTAGGAGTTGTAGCTGAAGTAGCAGAAGGCTTACAACATTATAGGGAACAAGTAGTATTTGTTGGAGGAGCGGTTATTAGTCTTTACACAGATGACCCCGCAGCTGACGAAATACGCCCAACGAAAGATATAGATTTTACTGTAAATATTGTTGATATTGGAGAATTTCATAAGACAATAGAAGAATTAGGAAAATTAGGTTTTCACCCGGATCCTTTTGGAACATCAATTTGCAGTTATACTTTCAAAAAATATCCTGTTGATATTATTCCTGCTGAAGATAGTGCTTTTGGTTCTACCAACCGTTGGTATAAAATAGGTTTTGAAGATTTATGGAAAGTGAATGTGAAAGGACAGGAGATTTTCATTTTATCAGCACCTTGTTTTCTTGCAACAAAATTTGAAGCTTTCAATAATCGAGGGAAAGATTATAGGACAAGCCACGACATTGAAGATATTATTTACATTATTGATAACAGAACTACAATTGTAGAAGAAATTTCTAAATGCGATTCGAGAATTTTAGAATTTATTAAATCTGAAATTCAAAAAATTATAGATAAAGGTCTTTTAGAGGAACTTCTGCTAACCCATATTCATCCATTAATTATTGATGAAAGAATAGAAATTGTAAAAGAGAAAATCAACAGCATTATGAATTTATAA
- a CDS encoding helix-turn-helix domain-containing protein: protein MSVQLYSHSKSDLEKAVEIILKKATEFTLPSKKVEESPEDLVSQIEASKFLQISVPTIIDWRKNKNLPHYNFNGRYYYSIKELLEYGKGKRK from the coding sequence ATGTCAGTACAACTTTATTCACATTCCAAATCCGATTTGGAAAAGGCGGTTGAAATCATTCTGAAGAAAGCAACCGAATTCACATTACCATCTAAAAAGGTAGAAGAAAGTCCAGAAGATTTGGTATCACAAATCGAGGCTTCTAAATTTTTGCAAATTTCCGTTCCTACCATTATAGATTGGAGGAAAAATAAAAATTTACCTCATTATAATTTTAATGGGAGGTATTATTATTCAATTAAAGAGCTTCTTGAATATGGAAAAGGCAAGAGAAAGTAA
- a CDS encoding primase-helicase family protein, with protein MNNNIPYIRVGTIYYKLIERPQISGHSTVTLAKWSREIIIQDHGKKYIYNIPKYDGFCCIPNHLGYKKTIGNFYNMYKEIPIQPVLAKVSIEEIPYSISFLEHIFGKQIDLGLDYLKILLQKPVQVLPILCLVSKERATGKSTFLKWLKEIFGLNMTYIKGDSFNSQFNSDWASMLLIAIDEVFFDKKEITERLKYLSTTNKDKLENKGKDREEIDFFGKFILCSNNEDNFIQIDENEIRFWVLKINPIKSENTEFLENLKREIPLFLRFLIDRLFFSPRKTRMWFESSDIKTKALQKLVFKNGNKLESKMVELFYEFFESNEDQEINVVPQDILNMINRMFKQTYYTRNEVRNILKNKWELEPQKNGLAYIRYDIDYTGNFCQNNSVGRYFNISRNFILKKYVDLLS; from the coding sequence ATGAATAATAATATTCCTTACATCCGAGTTGGAACAATTTATTACAAACTGATTGAGCGTCCACAAATTTCAGGACATTCCACGGTAACTCTTGCCAAGTGGTCAAGAGAAATCATTATCCAAGATCATGGAAAGAAATACATTTATAATATTCCAAAATACGATGGATTTTGCTGTATTCCAAATCATTTAGGATACAAGAAAACTATTGGAAACTTCTACAATATGTACAAGGAAATACCGATACAACCAGTACTTGCAAAAGTAAGCATTGAGGAAATTCCCTACTCTATCTCTTTTTTAGAACATATTTTTGGGAAGCAGATTGACTTAGGTTTGGATTACTTGAAAATCCTATTACAAAAACCAGTACAGGTTTTGCCAATTCTCTGCTTAGTAAGTAAAGAACGAGCAACAGGGAAATCCACTTTTCTAAAATGGCTTAAAGAAATCTTTGGACTGAATATGACTTACATTAAAGGTGATTCATTTAATAGCCAGTTCAATTCAGACTGGGCTTCGATGTTACTCATTGCAATCGATGAAGTTTTCTTTGATAAAAAAGAAATTACCGAACGACTGAAATACCTTTCTACGACCAATAAAGATAAATTAGAGAACAAAGGCAAAGATCGGGAGGAAATAGATTTCTTCGGTAAATTCATTCTTTGTTCCAATAATGAAGACAACTTCATTCAGATTGATGAGAACGAAATCCGATTTTGGGTGCTTAAAATTAATCCTATAAAATCTGAAAACACGGAGTTTTTAGAAAATTTGAAAAGGGAGATTCCATTATTCCTAAGATTCTTAATTGACCGACTTTTTTTCTCTCCGAGGAAAACAAGAATGTGGTTTGAATCATCCGACATTAAGACTAAGGCATTGCAAAAGTTAGTTTTCAAAAACGGAAATAAATTGGAAAGCAAAATGGTGGAACTGTTTTATGAATTCTTTGAATCGAATGAAGATCAAGAAATCAATGTTGTCCCACAGGACATTCTGAATATGATTAACCGAATGTTCAAGCAAACTTATTACACAAGAAATGAGGTAAGAAACATTTTGAAGAACAAATGGGAACTAGAGCCACAAAAGAATGGTTTAGCCTATATAAGATACGATATTGATTACACTGGAAACTTCTGCCAAAATAATTCTGTAGGAAGATATTTTAACATTTCCAGAAATTTCATTTTAAAAAAATATGTTGATTTGTTAAGCTAA
- a CDS encoding DNA primase, translating into MNCKQANENISIREVMESFSLSPSKEHPKTAYYYAVNRQERTPSLLVNYVKNTAFDFGTGKQYDVVSIVQELKQCSVSDALEYLKRFDFSFQKQKELLMKNRQERKTYQILEVKEVSHPALLDYLKDRNLETQKSELKEIHYQIEDKTYFAVAFKNDSRGYEIRNKYMKIALGKKDITSVKNNSNTKAQTLKIFEGFSDYLSYLTLKNEDQNFKDEASDFVILNFFSMAF; encoded by the coding sequence ATGAATTGCAAACAAGCCAATGAAAATATCAGCATTAGAGAAGTGATGGAAAGCTTTTCTCTTTCACCGAGCAAAGAACATCCGAAAACCGCTTACTATTATGCTGTCAACCGACAAGAACGCACACCAAGTCTTTTGGTTAATTATGTAAAAAATACAGCTTTTGATTTTGGTACAGGAAAACAATACGATGTCGTATCCATTGTTCAAGAACTTAAACAATGTTCGGTATCTGATGCCCTTGAATATCTCAAACGCTTTGACTTTTCTTTTCAAAAGCAAAAAGAACTTTTAATGAAGAATCGTCAAGAAAGAAAAACTTATCAAATTTTAGAAGTAAAAGAAGTTTCGCATCCTGCACTTTTGGATTATTTGAAAGACAGAAATCTTGAAACTCAAAAATCAGAACTAAAAGAAATCCATTATCAAATTGAAGACAAAACCTACTTTGCTGTTGCCTTCAAAAATGATTCTAGAGGATATGAAATTAGGAACAAATATATGAAGATAGCCTTGGGTAAAAAAGATATTACTTCTGTTAAAAACAACTCCAATACAAAAGCTCAAACATTAAAAATATTTGAAGGCTTTAGCGATTATTTGTCCTATCTCACTCTCAAAAATGAAGACCAAAATTTCAAAGACGAGGCTTCCGATTTCGTGATTTTAAATTTCTTTTCAATGGCTTTTTAA
- a CDS encoding toprim domain-containing protein, translating to MYLDNDRAGDLLAEKLNKLHSNVIDQRNQHKDFKDLNEYLISKKSEEQIHIEEKPTYKMRR from the coding sequence TTGTATTTGGATAATGACAGAGCTGGAGATTTACTCGCAGAAAAGTTAAACAAACTTCATTCTAATGTTATCGACCAAAGAAATCAACACAAAGATTTTAAAGATTTGAATGAATATTTAATCTCAAAAAAATCAGAAGAGCAAATTCATATTGAAGAGAAACCAACTTACAAAATGAGACGGTAA
- a CDS encoding plasmid mobilization protein: protein MKQDFLTEFIAKAKEEQEKILALEKRKKHFQNIGRKGGLVKKKSDDFSKIISTKVTEKEYQKIQEKAEELNLKLSQYARLILTEKELKIDEFKTDEILLQYGNHFIRISNLLRNREWNEFENKKEILNEIQTVTKLIREYLYQKIIENE from the coding sequence ATGAAACAAGATTTTCTAACTGAATTTATAGCCAAAGCCAAAGAAGAGCAAGAGAAGATTCTTGCTTTAGAAAAGAGAAAAAAACACTTTCAAAACATCGGAAGAAAAGGTGGATTAGTGAAGAAGAAATCAGATGATTTTTCAAAAATTATTTCAACAAAAGTAACCGAAAAAGAATATCAGAAAATTCAAGAAAAAGCAGAAGAACTTAACCTTAAACTTTCCCAATATGCACGATTGATTTTAACCGAAAAAGAACTTAAAATCGATGAATTTAAAACCGATGAAATATTACTGCAATATGGTAATCATTTCATCAGAATATCCAATCTGCTACGAAACCGAGAATGGAACGAATTTGAAAACAAGAAAGAAATACTGAATGAAATCCAAACCGTGACCAAATTAATCAGAGAGTATTTATATCAAAAAATCATCGAAAATGAATAA
- a CDS encoding relaxase/mobilization nuclease domain-containing protein: MNNSATTRRISKIAIEYNGNDKDTAEMVYSNNLLSDDAELQFQEMKSVTERNSKIKNWALTGYISPEQTKDNEISNEQLIELALKALKKVGVTSDNQIRLDIHNSTKHKHIHFVVNRVNTKGINTIEAHKIGERFGKAVREVCKEMNLKTDIEIGKEKKEQMLHDLQKVLKTARSFEELKELMNQRDYRVTLSENQKVGVSGMRIVKHSDINAETKKEYRAGYKLSEITNKLKIKDIKEMLLSNLQQSENHQINKSRFR; this comes from the coding sequence ATGAATAATTCAGCAACGACCAGAAGAATCAGTAAGATTGCTATCGAATATAACGGAAATGATAAAGACACAGCCGAAATGGTGTATTCGAATAATCTTTTATCCGATGATGCAGAATTACAGTTTCAGGAAATGAAATCCGTTACCGAAAGAAATTCAAAAATCAAGAATTGGGCATTAACTGGATATATCTCTCCAGAGCAAACCAAAGACAATGAAATTTCCAATGAGCAACTTATTGAACTCGCCTTAAAAGCCTTGAAGAAAGTTGGAGTTACGAGTGATAATCAGATAAGATTGGATATTCATAATTCTACGAAGCATAAACACATTCATTTTGTGGTAAATCGTGTGAACACGAAAGGCATCAATACGATTGAAGCTCACAAGATTGGCGAACGCTTCGGAAAAGCTGTGAGAGAAGTCTGCAAAGAAATGAATTTGAAAACAGATATAGAAATAGGTAAAGAGAAGAAAGAGCAAATGCTACATGATTTGCAGAAAGTTTTAAAAACTGCAAGATCTTTTGAGGAACTAAAAGAGCTAATGAATCAGAGAGATTATCGAGTAACCTTATCAGAAAATCAGAAAGTAGGTGTTTCGGGAATGCGAATTGTGAAGCACTCGGATATTAATGCCGAAACCAAGAAAGAATATCGAGCAGGATATAAACTTTCGGAGATAACGAATAAACTCAAAATCAAGGATATTAAAGAAATGCTGTTGAGTAATCTCCAACAGAGTGAAAATCATCAAATTAACAAAAGCAGATTTAGATAA
- a CDS encoding IS982-like element ISRa1 family transposase, with protein MNNIEQIYERILEVLGLFSENQLISYQRRTPKMSDLEVISLNITAEYLSIDSELQLFRKLPNSLINKIERSVYNKRKRRLSLQTEQIRQRISMEFNEFEDIFIVDSMPMKVCENARSTRSKICKEQSYSSPTYGYCASQKLYFYGYKLHAVCSLNGVIKNFDISPASVHDIHYLKDIGEQMRNCTLIGDRGYLSAKVQIDLFNYANIKLDTPMRSNQKDYIPQFSLYKKKRKRIETFFSQLCDQFMIKRNNAKTFEGFKTRIISKITAATVIQYINKFIFQRKLNHLKISII; from the coding sequence ATGAACAACATAGAGCAAATATATGAAAGAATTTTGGAAGTTTTAGGACTTTTTTCAGAAAATCAACTGATTAGTTATCAGAGAAGAACACCTAAAATGAGCGATTTAGAAGTCATAAGTCTTAATATTACTGCTGAATACTTGAGTATTGATAGCGAATTACAGTTATTTAGAAAATTGCCAAACTCTCTGATAAACAAAATTGAAAGAAGTGTTTACAATAAGCGAAAACGAAGACTATCCCTACAAACAGAGCAAATTAGACAGCGTATTTCGATGGAGTTCAATGAGTTTGAAGATATTTTTATCGTTGATAGCATGCCAATGAAAGTTTGTGAAAACGCTCGTTCTACTCGTTCAAAAATTTGTAAAGAGCAATCCTATTCTTCACCAACATATGGTTATTGTGCTTCACAGAAATTATATTTCTATGGCTATAAACTACACGCAGTATGTTCTTTAAATGGTGTGATTAAGAATTTTGATATAAGCCCTGCATCCGTTCACGACATCCACTATTTAAAAGATATTGGTGAGCAAATGCGAAACTGTACTTTAATTGGAGATAGAGGCTATTTATCAGCAAAAGTTCAAATAGATTTATTTAACTATGCTAATATTAAATTAGATACACCAATGAGAAGTAATCAGAAAGATTATATTCCTCAATTTTCATTGTACAAGAAAAAGCGAAAACGAATTGAGACATTTTTCTCTCAACTTTGCGACCAATTTATGATTAAAAGAAACAATGCTAAAACTTTTGAAGGCTTTAAAACAAGGATAATCAGTAAAATAACCGCCGCAACGGTTATTCAATATATCAATAAATTTATCTTCCAAAGAAAATTAAATCATCTAAAAATCAGTATTATTTAA